Genomic segment of Leuconostoc mesenteroides subsp. mesenteroides:
AACAGTGTAGTAAGGTCACCACGTTGTTGGATTAACTGCTGGAAAAATATATCAAATTGACGAAACCAATTAGGATTTTTCAGAACGCCAAACATCATTATACCAAAGAGTATAGCCGCCAACATTGTGCTTAATTTTTGTTTCTTTTGTTGAATAGTCATGAATTTAATTATACCTGATTATAGTAACTTGTGTTATAATAATAGCAATATTGTTCAACACTATTACGTATGGCGGGGTATCAGAGAGTAAGTGGTGCTGGAAACTTACCAAACAAAGTTCGGAACTCAGTTGATTAAATTGCTAGTGAAATGAAGTAGCTGGCAACGTTTTGTCGCGTTAAGATAAATGAGACGTAGCAATACGTGAACATGGGTGGTACCGCGAAATATTAGTTTCGCCCCGTGTCATGCCTTTTTGGTGTGATATGGGGCTTTTTTGTTTCAGTAGAACGATCACCCATTAGTAAATAGAATAGATAAATGATAAAAGGAAAAATTTATGGCATACGATCACAAATCCATTGAAGCCAAGTGGCAAAAATATTGGGATGAACATGAGACGTTCAGAGCACCTGATTCATCAGAAAAAGACAAGTATTACGTTATGGACATGTTTCCGTATCCTTCCGGACAAGGACTACATGTTGGGCACCCTGAGGGTTATACAGCAACTGATATTATGAGTCGCTATAAGCGTGCTAAAGGGTTCAATGTTTTGCATCCAATGGGATGGGACGCATTTGGATTACCTGCGGAGCAATATGCAATTAAAACAGGTAATAATCCAGCCAGCTTTACCAACAAAAATGTTCAAGTGTTTAAAAATCAAATTAAGTCACTTGGGTTTTCAATTGATTGGTCACGTGAAATCAACACAACTGACCCTGAATACTATAAATGGTCACAATGGATTTTTGAAAAATTATACGAAAAAGGCTTAGCCTATGAAGATGAAATGATGGTTAACTGGGCGCCTGATTTTCCAGGTGGTGGTATTGTTGTCGCCAATGAAGAAGTCATTGATGGAAAAACAGAGCGTGGTGGTTATCCAGTGTATCGCAAGCCAATGAAGCAATGGGTTTTGCGCATTACAGCTTATGCTGATCGTTTACTTGAAGATTTGGAAGATTTAGATTGGCCAGAAGCTATTAAGGAACAACAACGTCACTGGATTGGAAAGTCAATTGGTGCTTCTGTATTTTTCAATGTTGTAGATTCAGATCAACAAATTGAAGTTTATACTACACGACCAGATACATTATTTGGTGCTCAGTATATGGTTCTATCACCAGAGCATGAGCTAGTAGATGCAATCACTACATCAGAGCAAAGAGAAGCCATTACCAACTATAAAAAAGAAGTAGAAACTAAATCTGATTTGGAACGAACAGATTTGAACAAAGATAAGAGCGGAGCCTTTACAGGTGCTTATGCTACTAATCCAATTAATGGTGAGAAGTTACCTATTTGGATTGCTGACTATGTTTTGTCTTCTTACGGTACTGGTGCTATCATGGCTGTTCCAGCTCATGATGATCGTGATTGGGAATTTGCTAAAAAGTTTAATTTGCCAATTAAAGCTGTTATTGAAGGTGGAGATGTTGAAGCAGCTGCATACACCGATGATGGCACACACATTAACTCTGGCTTCTTAGATGGATTAAATAAACAAGAAGCTATCGATGAATCTATTAGCTGGTTGGAAGAACATAATGCGGGTCATCAACAAATTAACTATCGCTTGCGTGATTGGATCTTTTCACGTCAACGTTATTGGGGTGAACCTATTCCAGTTATTCATTGGGAAGATGGTACACAAACGCTTGTTCCTGAATCAGAATTGCCATTGCGTCTACCAGAAATGACACAAGAACAATTAAAACCTTCTGGAACGGGAGAATCACCATTAGCTAATGCTACTGATTGGCTAAATGTTACTCGTAAAGATGGTGTTAAGGGGCGTCGTGAGACCAATACCATGCCGCAGTGGGCTGGTTCATCATGGTATTTCTTACGTTACGTTGATCCGCATAATTCAGAGGCGTTGGCTGATCCTGAAAAATTAAAGTACTGGATGAATGTTGATTTGTATGTTGGCGGTGCAGAACATGCTGTTTTGCATTTATTGTATGCACGTTTTTGGCATAAGTTCTTATATGATTTAGGTGTTGTACCAACTAAAGAGCCGTTCCAAAAGTTAGTTAACCAAGGCATGATCTTAGGCGAAAACCATGAAAAAATGTCTAAATCTAAAGGGAACGTTGTCAATCCTGATGAAATTGTTAACAATTACGGCGCAGATACATTACGTGTATATGAGATGTTCATGGGGCCATTGACACAGAGCAAGCCTTGGTCTGAAGATGGTGTTGCGGGATCGCGTCGTTGGCTAGATCGTGTGTGGCGGTTGCTAGTTGATGAAGAAGATAAGTTACGTGATCATGTAACAACGGTCAACACAGGAAACTTAGATAAAATCTATCACCAAACAGTTAAAAAGGTTTCGGAAGATTTGGAGAATATGCGATTTAACACGGCTATTTCTCAATTAATGGTTTTTGTTAATGAAGCTTATAAATCAGAATCTTTACCTGTTCAGTACATGGATGGTTTCGTTCAAATGTTAGCACCAATTGCACCACACTTAGCGGAAGAGCTATGGTCAAAACTCGGGCATAAAGAGGACATTAGTTATGTTTCATGGCCAACTTATGATGAAAGTCAGCTTGTTGAAGACAGTGTAGAAATTATTTTCCAAGTAAATGGTAAAGTACGAGGTAAAGCCACTGTTGCTCGTAACATTGATAAAGATGCTATGTTCGACTATGCGAAAGCTGATGAAAATGTCCAAAACTTTATTTCTGGTAAGGAAATTCGCAAAATAATTGCTATTCCTGGTAAGTTTGTTAATATTGTGGTAGGTTAAGATATCAAGTTAACAGGCTTATACTTTATTGCTAGTAGAAAAAAGCAATCATCCCGCTTTGGCGGGGTACATAATTAAAAATGAGGTCTCAAACATGACGAATGATCAACGTCCAGAAAAAGTCAACGGTAATAATAGTCGCGTTGATAAAACAGATGTTGACGGTAAAACGTTAACGGCTGATGAAATTTTATCATTGGCAGGACGGCACCTACAAGAAAAACGTAATCTGGGACCGGAAGCGAGATGGAAATCGCGTAGCCATGTGAATATGTCGCAGCCAACAGAACAAGAAATTTTGATGATCAAAGAGAAAAATGTTCGTGCGCGACAAAAAATTATCAAAAAGAAACCTAGTTTGCAAGTTCCAGAACAATTGTCTACTTCTGATAGCCATCTTGAAAAACAACCAACGATACAAGAAAGCAATCAAGCAACACTAATTAAAGGTTCGGCGTGGTTGTCTGTTGGCAACATGGTTTCTCGCGTATTGGGTGTTGTATACTTAATTCCGTGGATGGCCATGCTTGGTAACTACGGGACAAGAGCAAATGGTTTATTTAATCAAGGGTATACCATCTATGCAATTTTTTTGGCGATAGCTACATTTGGTATTCCTGCAGCCATTTCAAAAGTAGTTGCAGAATTGGCTGCTAAAAACGATGTTTATCGGTCAAGACAATTAACAAGGCAATCAATGGCCTTGGGTATTTTACTAGGCATAGTATTTGGTTTGATTTTGTACTTTGCTGCTCCTGTCTTATCCAATAATAATGCTGATGTTATTCCAGTACTGCATTCTTTAGCACCGGCGGTAGCCATTTTTCCTCTAATGTCAATGATTCGTGGCTTATTTCAAGGACATCAATTAATGAGCATATCGGCCATGTCGCAGGTTATAGAACAAATTGCTCGGGTTGTTTACATGCTAGTAATGGCAGTTATTGTGTTAAAAGCTAACCCAGATAATTGGACTGGTGTAGTTGTGCAATCAACTTTTGCAGCCTTTATTGGTGCCATTTTTAGTATGTTGGTACTGATGTGGGGATGGGTAAAGTATCGTCATATATTATCCCGACCAGTACAGGATACGGCAAAACACGAAAAATCTGGAACATTAAGCCTAGTGCTAAATATTCTGAAAGAATCATGGCCATTCATTATTATCGGTTCTGCTATAACACTGTTTCAAGCTGTTGATCAGTACACATTCTTTAGCATAATGAACCACTTTTTTGCCATCTCTAAATCAGATTTATTGGAAAAGTTTTCACTCTTTAGTGCGAATCCCAATAAGCTTATAATGATTATCGTACCTTTTTCAACTAGTATAGCGGCGACGGCATTACCAATGTTATCTGGTAGTAAAGCTGCGTTAACTTATGAAACGATTCAAGATCAATTAAAGCAGGTGTTGAAGTTATTTTCTTTGATTATGTTGCCCAGTGCTTTGGGCATGTATGCAATTGCGGAACCCTTATATAAAATGTTCTATCCAATTGAAGCCTCAAATCAAGAAGGTATTTACATGTTGCAATACTCAACAATCTTAGCATTGGTGTTCAGTTTGTTTATGTTACTTGCTTTCGTATTACAAGCTCTTTCAGAAGTTAAAATTGTTATGAAAGCATTCTTTGTTGGTATTATCATTAAAATTACTTTGCAAATTCCATTGATACGCTATTTTGAAGGTATGGGTGCTTTGATGACGAGTGTGATTGGTATGTGTATTTCAATTCTCTATATGCTAGACTTTTTGCAAAAGGTTTATGGTGTATCATTTAGTATGATTGGCAAAGAACTATGGCAAATGTTTATGGCTTCAGCCTTAATGTCTATTGTTGCCTATATTATTGTCTTTATTATGGGTAACTTTATTTTCCCAGTGGATACAAAGTTCTCGGTTACTGTGACAACAGTTAGTGCAGTCTTGATTGGTGGCACTTTGTTAATCATAATGTATTTGCGGATGGGATTGGGAGATGAGTTATTAGGTCGACGAATGCGTTATATTCCTAAAATATTACAACCAGAGCGATGATTCTTCATCGCTTTTTTTGATATATAATATCTATCAAGACAATAAAAAATTCTTAAGATAGTACTTTTTAGAGAT
This window contains:
- a CDS encoding oligosaccharide flippase family protein is translated as MTNDQRPEKVNGNNSRVDKTDVDGKTLTADEILSLAGRHLQEKRNLGPEARWKSRSHVNMSQPTEQEILMIKEKNVRARQKIIKKKPSLQVPEQLSTSDSHLEKQPTIQESNQATLIKGSAWLSVGNMVSRVLGVVYLIPWMAMLGNYGTRANGLFNQGYTIYAIFLAIATFGIPAAISKVVAELAAKNDVYRSRQLTRQSMALGILLGIVFGLILYFAAPVLSNNNADVIPVLHSLAPAVAIFPLMSMIRGLFQGHQLMSISAMSQVIEQIARVVYMLVMAVIVLKANPDNWTGVVVQSTFAAFIGAIFSMLVLMWGWVKYRHILSRPVQDTAKHEKSGTLSLVLNILKESWPFIIIGSAITLFQAVDQYTFFSIMNHFFAISKSDLLEKFSLFSANPNKLIMIIVPFSTSIAATALPMLSGSKAALTYETIQDQLKQVLKLFSLIMLPSALGMYAIAEPLYKMFYPIEASNQEGIYMLQYSTILALVFSLFMLLAFVLQALSEVKIVMKAFFVGIIIKITLQIPLIRYFEGMGALMTSVIGMCISILYMLDFLQKVYGVSFSMIGKELWQMFMASALMSIVAYIIVFIMGNFIFPVDTKFSVTVTTVSAVLIGGTLLIIMYLRMGLGDELLGRRMRYIPKILQPER
- a CDS encoding leucine--tRNA ligase; translated protein: MAYDHKSIEAKWQKYWDEHETFRAPDSSEKDKYYVMDMFPYPSGQGLHVGHPEGYTATDIMSRYKRAKGFNVLHPMGWDAFGLPAEQYAIKTGNNPASFTNKNVQVFKNQIKSLGFSIDWSREINTTDPEYYKWSQWIFEKLYEKGLAYEDEMMVNWAPDFPGGGIVVANEEVIDGKTERGGYPVYRKPMKQWVLRITAYADRLLEDLEDLDWPEAIKEQQRHWIGKSIGASVFFNVVDSDQQIEVYTTRPDTLFGAQYMVLSPEHELVDAITTSEQREAITNYKKEVETKSDLERTDLNKDKSGAFTGAYATNPINGEKLPIWIADYVLSSYGTGAIMAVPAHDDRDWEFAKKFNLPIKAVIEGGDVEAAAYTDDGTHINSGFLDGLNKQEAIDESISWLEEHNAGHQQINYRLRDWIFSRQRYWGEPIPVIHWEDGTQTLVPESELPLRLPEMTQEQLKPSGTGESPLANATDWLNVTRKDGVKGRRETNTMPQWAGSSWYFLRYVDPHNSEALADPEKLKYWMNVDLYVGGAEHAVLHLLYARFWHKFLYDLGVVPTKEPFQKLVNQGMILGENHEKMSKSKGNVVNPDEIVNNYGADTLRVYEMFMGPLTQSKPWSEDGVAGSRRWLDRVWRLLVDEEDKLRDHVTTVNTGNLDKIYHQTVKKVSEDLENMRFNTAISQLMVFVNEAYKSESLPVQYMDGFVQMLAPIAPHLAEELWSKLGHKEDISYVSWPTYDESQLVEDSVEIIFQVNGKVRGKATVARNIDKDAMFDYAKADENVQNFISGKEIRKIIAIPGKFVNIVVG